The following are encoded together in the Flavobacterium haoranii genome:
- a CDS encoding phosphoribosyltransferase family protein → MQNIILTQEQIAHISKRISYQIYETFVDENEIILAGIASNGYQFAEKIATELSIISDLKITLCEVKINKQKPQEEVTTSISIEQYKNKGLVLIDDVLNSGTTLIYGVKHFLDVPLSKFKTAVLVDRNHKKYPVKADFKGISLSTSLHEHVQVVFEESNAFAYLE, encoded by the coding sequence ATGCAAAATATAATTTTAACCCAAGAACAAATAGCACATATCTCTAAAAGAATTAGTTACCAAATTTATGAGACTTTTGTAGATGAAAATGAAATTATATTGGCTGGAATCGCTTCAAATGGCTACCAATTTGCAGAAAAAATTGCAACTGAACTTTCAATTATTAGCGATTTAAAAATTACACTTTGTGAAGTAAAAATAAACAAACAAAAACCGCAAGAAGAAGTCACAACTTCGATTTCTATTGAGCAATATAAAAACAAAGGATTAGTCTTAATAGACGATGTTTTAAATTCAGGCACAACATTAATCTACGGAGTTAAACATTTTTTAGATGTACCACTTAGTAAATTTAAAACGGCTGTTTTAGTGGATAGAAACCATAAAAAATATCCCGTTAAAGCCGATTTTAAAGGAATTTCTTTATCTACTTCTTTACACGAACATGTACAAGTAGTTTTCGAAGAGTCTAATGCTTTTGCTTACTTAGAATAA
- a CDS encoding shikimate kinase, with product MKIVLVGYMGSGKSTIGKEISKIVGIPFYDLDEVIEKREQTSIKNIFETKGEIYFRKIEHEILNDFLEGNDDFILALGGGTPCYANNHVFLQNKDISSFYLKMSVEALVSRLKNEKEKRPIIANLSNDELDEFVRKHLFDRNYYYLQSKHIISTENKSVKEISDEIIATYSK from the coding sequence ATGAAAATAGTGTTAGTTGGTTATATGGGTTCGGGTAAGTCTACAATTGGAAAAGAAATTTCTAAAATTGTAGGAATTCCCTTTTATGATTTAGATGAGGTTATCGAAAAAAGAGAACAAACTTCTATTAAAAATATTTTTGAAACTAAGGGTGAAATCTATTTTAGAAAAATAGAACATGAAATATTAAATGATTTTTTAGAAGGTAACGATGATTTTATATTAGCATTAGGTGGCGGAACACCATGTTATGCAAACAACCACGTTTTTCTTCAAAATAAGGACATTTCATCGTTTTATCTTAAAATGTCTGTAGAAGCTTTGGTTTCTCGTCTTAAAAACGAAAAAGAAAAACGTCCGATTATTGCAAATTTATCAAATGATGAGTTAGATGAATTCGTGAGAAAACATCTATTTGATAGAAATTACTATTATTTACAATCAAAACATATCATTTCAACTGAAAATAAAAGCGTAAAAGAAATTAGTGATGAAATAATCGCTACTTATTCTAAGTAA
- a CDS encoding RNA-binding S4 domain-containing protein gives MRIDKYLWCVRYFKTRSIATEAIKKGHVSVNGQTAKASREVFPMDKIVLRKDQINYVIKVLDIPLNRVGPKLVDIYRKDETPAEAFEHLELLKLSKEHYRAKGTGRPTKKDRRDIYDYLDDDNLEENETE, from the coding sequence ATGAGAATTGATAAATATTTATGGTGTGTTCGTTATTTTAAAACGAGAAGTATTGCTACAGAGGCTATTAAAAAAGGGCATGTTTCGGTAAATGGACAAACTGCAAAAGCATCTCGAGAAGTATTTCCAATGGACAAAATTGTCTTAAGAAAAGACCAAATTAACTACGTAATAAAAGTTTTAGATATTCCACTTAATCGTGTTGGTCCAAAATTAGTAGACATTTATAGAAAAGATGAAACTCCAGCCGAAGCTTTCGAACATTTAGAACTATTAAAATTAAGCAAAGAACATTACCGAGCTAAAGGAACTGGAAGACCAACTAAAAAAGATCGTAGAGACATTTATGATTATTTAGATGACGATAATTTAGAAGAAAATGAAACTGAATAA
- a CDS encoding methyltransferase domain-containing protein → MKLNKEYWEARYLNNETGWDAGSITTPLKDYIDQLTDKSIRILIPGAGNGYEFDYLVSEGFYNVWVIDIAQQPLENLKQRNPKFENHFIHKNFFELEDSFDLIIEQTFFCALNPVLRKEYVVKMYELLTEKGKISGLLFDFPLTEVGPPFGGSKEEYLDLFGELFKIKKLENSYNSIKPREGKELFFIFEKK, encoded by the coding sequence ATGAAACTGAATAAAGAATACTGGGAAGCACGTTATTTGAATAATGAAACTGGTTGGGACGCTGGAAGTATTACAACTCCACTTAAGGATTATATTGATCAATTAACTGACAAATCAATAAGAATATTAATTCCTGGTGCGGGAAACGGATACGAGTTTGATTATTTGGTATCGGAAGGGTTTTATAATGTATGGGTAATCGATATTGCTCAACAGCCTTTGGAAAACTTAAAACAAAGAAATCCAAAATTTGAAAATCATTTCATTCACAAAAACTTCTTTGAACTTGAAGATTCTTTTGATTTGATAATTGAGCAAACATTTTTTTGTGCTTTAAATCCCGTATTAAGAAAAGAATATGTAGTAAAAATGTATGAATTATTGACTGAGAAAGGAAAAATTAGTGGATTACTTTTCGATTTCCCTCTAACCGAAGTTGGACCACCTTTTGGAGGCTCTAAAGAAGAATATTTAGATTTATTCGGTGAATTATTTAAAATAAAGAAATTAGAAAATTCATATAATTCTATAAAACCAAGAGAAGGAAAGGAACTCTTTTTTATCTTTGAAAAAAAATAA